A region of Gammaproteobacteria bacterium DNA encodes the following proteins:
- a CDS encoding TIGR04211 family SH3 domain-containing protein — protein sequence MNKVLVLLAALAVSSWSWAETRYVTDQCEITLRSGQSTGHKIISMLPSGTRLNVMKKGERGYSKVKTTAGKEGWVLERMTIKRPVAEQRLAKIKSRMASMKEENRLFNQQSESLLKEQQELQQELSLCKETNLELNKALTDIRRTAANTLAIYSENDQLKGRIAQLETELSRVKKENETFKDESQRNWFMVGAGVLFGGILLGLILPRLRFKKKNSWDSF from the coding sequence GTGAACAAAGTTCTTGTGTTGCTGGCGGCATTAGCGGTTTCGTCATGGAGTTGGGCTGAGACGCGTTATGTTACGGATCAGTGCGAAATTACGCTGCGTTCGGGGCAGAGCACAGGGCATAAGATCATTAGTATGTTGCCCAGTGGTACCCGTTTGAATGTTATGAAAAAAGGTGAAAGGGGTTACAGTAAAGTTAAAACAACAGCGGGAAAAGAAGGTTGGGTGCTGGAACGCATGACGATCAAACGGCCGGTGGCAGAACAGCGTTTGGCAAAAATTAAAAGCCGAATGGCGAGTATGAAAGAGGAGAATCGGCTGTTTAATCAACAGAGCGAAAGCCTCTTGAAAGAGCAGCAAGAGTTGCAGCAAGAGCTTAGCCTGTGCAAGGAAACAAACCTTGAGCTGAACAAGGCGTTGACGGACATTCGACGTACCGCTGCCAATACTTTGGCGATTTACAGTGAAAACGATCAGTTAAAAGGACGCATTGCTCAGTTGGAAACGGAGTTGAGTCGGGTGAAAAAAGAGAATGAAACCTTCAAAGATGAGTCGCAGCGTAACTGGTTTATGGTCGGCGCTGGGGTGCTGTTTGGCGGTATTTTATTGGGTTTGATTCTGCCTCGTTTGCGTTTTAAAAAGAAAAATTCTTGGGACAGTTTTTAG
- a CDS encoding DUF1499 domain-containing protein, producing the protein MSSVSANERGGKPSALSVCPDSPNCVSTAAQADDTEHYIAPLVFSASAEEAWKTVKRAVLVLPRCKIVSENEFYLKAECRSFLFRFVDDLELQLYPDEKQIAVRSASRIGRTDFGVNRKRVELLREKLR; encoded by the coding sequence ATGTCGTCAGTGAGTGCTAATGAGAGGGGAGGCAAGCCGTCAGCGTTATCTGTTTGCCCTGATTCGCCCAATTGTGTTTCTACTGCTGCTCAAGCGGATGACACGGAGCATTACATTGCTCCATTGGTTTTTTCCGCTTCCGCAGAAGAAGCCTGGAAAACAGTTAAACGGGCGGTATTGGTGCTGCCTCGTTGTAAAATTGTATCTGAAAATGAGTTTTACTTGAAAGCAGAGTGCCGCAGTTTTCTGTTTCGTTTTGTGGATGATTTGGAGTTGCAACTGTACCCTGACGAGAAGCAGATCGCTGTGCGATCTGCATCGAGAATTGGGCGTACGGACTTTGGCGTGAATCGAAAACGAGTCGAGTTATTGCGGGAAAAACTGCGTTAA
- a CDS encoding DUF882 domain-containing protein: MNLNHYTQNRRRFLQFGTLLAAGFISTPTLAKRQTQERTLHFYNLHTEEKLSSTYWSDGHYQRSELNVINRLLRDHRTDEITQIDPLLLDLLHHTQQKLGSRQPLHIISAYRSQKTNTKLRQRSHKVAKRSLHTQGRAIDFFLPDRELHQIQQAALSLHGGGVGYYPRGKIQFVHMDTGRVRRW, from the coding sequence ATGAACCTGAATCACTACACACAAAACCGTCGCCGTTTTTTACAATTTGGCACTCTGCTGGCCGCTGGTTTTATCAGCACACCCACTCTGGCCAAACGTCAAACTCAAGAGCGAACATTGCATTTTTATAATCTACACACAGAAGAGAAGCTCAGCAGCACCTATTGGAGTGACGGTCACTATCAGAGATCCGAATTGAACGTTATAAACCGTCTGTTACGCGACCATCGCACCGATGAAATCACCCAGATCGACCCTCTGCTGCTCGATCTGCTGCACCACACCCAACAAAAACTCGGCAGTCGTCAGCCACTGCACATCATCTCCGCTTATCGCAGCCAAAAAACCAATACCAAACTGCGTCAACGCAGTCATAAAGTAGCCAAACGCAGTCTGCACACCCAAGGACGCGCCATCGACTTCTTTCTACCGGATCGTGAGCTGCATCAAATTCAACAAGCCGCGCTCAGTTTGCACGGCGGCGGAGTGGGTTATTACCCCAGAGGAAAAATACAGTTTGTGCATATGGACACGGGGAGAGTGCGCCGTTGGTAA